In Nicotiana tabacum cultivar K326 chromosome 10, ASM71507v2, whole genome shotgun sequence, the DNA window TTTAAATCTCAATGAGTTTGCAGATTTAGCAGGACTTAGTTTGTCGGATAAAATCCTACATATATGTGAATATATACCGTGAGAACATATATAACTCAGTTTAAATCTTGGATCTGTCATTGTTAATTACCTAGAacatgtgactgagtacatatgCTCTGTGTAACTTGGTATCTCTAAAAGATATTTGTTAATGGACTTTAGGACATTGTTCTGAACAAACGGAATATAGAAGAAAGTTCAAGTGAGGGGGAAAGGACAGGACACTCACTCTAAGAACACTCTCAAGTAGAACCTTCTCCATTTCCTTGTTGCCTATGTACAATTGTTTAGTTATTTGTGTTTTTTTCTTGAAATGAAGCAGCAAGATAAAGAGCTACCATCCAACACCACCGATCGTACAGGGTGCACCGTTGTTACCATTTTGTCATTCACCAGAGTTCCGCCCCACTCcccgaaagttgaaaagaggaaAAGTAATTCATGGGGTTGGAAGAAAAGGACTCAACGAAGCAACAATTTTCATTCACATGTGGCACCATGAACATCCCGACAAGAAGTCGCTACATACAATGGTTTGTGCCTTGTGAagtaaggggggggggggggcattttCACTTCCAAGATAACATTATGCCCTTCCTGAGGTTCCTTGGAAGAGTGACGTAAGACTAAGCAACCAATATCAGTGCGGTTGTTGTgtgccaactgaggtcccctccgtacgatAGAAGAGATTGACAGTGCCATACGGAAACCAATGACAAGCAATTGTAGAAGCtaaaatgagaattgagaatgaaagttTGATTACACTAATAAAAGCTATTACAAAAGGCtacgcggtgtcgagggggagagacaccagtacagagaaatgtttgcttgcttgatcccctaataatgcttaaaaaaagataaattacatgactagacctatgtaAGCCGTAGAAGCACATTGAAAGCAAATGAAAtgaaactactctatatttagaTTAATCGAACTTCACATGCCGAACTGGTGTCAGGCAAGACTTCCACCATAAAAAGGATAATAATCATTATGCACAAGGAACTgccaatttttttaaagaaataaaatttaactACTCAAAACTCAACTCTAATTTAAGTAGTTCGCCAACCATTTTCAAACCAATTTGGACAACATAAAGAGTGGAACAGACTAAAGTCAATTACAGAAGCATTATATTAATTCTCCATGTTAATATACATTTGCAAAACGACCTCCATCTTGTTGCAGAGAGAACCAGCAAACTTACGGCATAACTTAACAAGCCACCTTTCACCTTTCCCCCCATCCCCAGTGCATTCTTCTTTTCCAACCCCAAAAATAgtctaaaaaagaaaagaaaagataaatgaTACCAAAAGGTTAATAGTTATACATATTTCAGTTTCAGGATGGCCAGGTTCAACCAACATAAATCACACTGTAACACCCATTCACACTTCGTTTTGGAGATCAGACGCACACGCAATACATTCCAAGAACGGAAAATCAATGTCTTCCTGAATCATCTTCAGCAGGAATTTGGATAAAAGAGCTCAAAGAGGTGACATCACACGAAACCTCCATGGGCTCCGAGGATGACACAGGATGAGATGATATATCCTTGGTCACTTGTGGACTCACAACCTGGGGTGAGAGGAGCTAATTAGCTTGAAGAAGATAGAAAATATGCAGCGATAATAGCATATCAAGGTAAGTCTGTACCTTTATGGGGTACACTTCAGTCACCTCTTCACTATTTTCATCGAGGTAGACGACATCCTGCATGGTGAGCTGGTGGTATTCAACAATCTCCCTCAAGAAACGGTTCTCCCGTGTTAGGACTGAGTTCTCTTGAGCCAACCTAGCCTTCTCTGCCAAAAGAGTCTCGAGCTGGAGCCTTATCTGTATGTGCATATCACAACCACAAGTATTTCCATCAATACAAACTTTTCGAAAAGAACAGAAATCTGCAAGAAGTGCACAAGAAAAAGCAGGCACGACTGCTTATTACTGCATGCCATGAATTATGGGCACAAAGCGAAATGATCCACCCTAACAAACCCCATAAAAGCAGGTCCAGTAAATCCCTGTGCCATTGGACACAAAGATCAACATATATTGAAAGTTTAGCTGCCAACGTATGCAGCTAGGAAACATAAAATTGCAAAAGTCAATTGCCTTAACCATCAAATGAAATGAACAAAGATATTGAATTGGTTTATTTCAAACTTTCTGTTATTGTTTTGTGTTTTTACTTATTCTGCAAATTATTCTCCTTTGACATAAAGAAGGGAGAGTGGGAATACCAAATCATCATCTTCAGGATTGTCGCCCTTTTCACGACTCACTCGAAGAATCCTATTTTCTTCTTCCAGCTGCGCACAACGTTCTTTAGCAAAAGCTAGGTCAGCTTTCACAGTCTTCAGCTCCCGAAGAAGAAGCTTTGCTTTTGCAGCCATTGCCATTGCAACCTGTAACCCAAAACAGACATATCAGCATCTCACAACTAAAATATGTAATTTCCAAGGCATAAAACCAGCATTCAGGAGCATCCATAGAAACTTCCTTCTCTAGGATCTTCACTGATCTTAAGGCCAGCACAGTCAGAGAGattaaattctttaaaaaaaactcAGTACAAGTTCCTGGATCAACAATATCTTGGGGTAGATAATACAATGAGATGCCAGCATATTACCTATTCTATATTTCCATAACGATGGTGAACAGTATGTTTCGCATTCTAATGTTGACAAAGAAAGTATGAAATCTGAATAATGAAAGAACCCCTTAATCCACAAGATCCAGAGAAAATATTGAAAGCTGGGAATCTTCTGGATCCAATCAGTTAACAaaaagaaacaataaaagaaTAAAAGCAGGTAACATCTCTAGGTCTGACAAAGTCATGCACTTGCACAGATAAGCACATAAGCACATCAAAGCCACCAAGTGACTTCCAGTGACATAAATTAAATCTGTTGGACTACTTGCTTCTTAGTAGCAAAGCGACGAAATCAATAAAATTAGAATCGAGCATGTAAACCACTAGAGCATTGTAATTTATTGCTAAACCAGTGTCACACATTTGCCACCTTACGTCGCGAGATGCCTTGAGTTGAGTTTCTAAATCTGTCTGCGTCTGGGGATGCATGTGGGTCCGTGTCAGAGGTTGCTGACGTGTACCACTAATATTTGATGCATTATTCTGCGGAACAGAGCTGCCATCTTTTTTCCTTATTTGCAGCTTTCGGGTTTCCTGAATGATATCTGCAGTACGATTCTCCACAACTGCAAGACCCTCCTGTAAAAGTAAATCCAGATATTCAGTTTTAATAAGAAAATCGGCATCATCCAAACTGCTATTAAGCAAAGCGAGGCAGGAGGTGGGTGCTGAAGCCAATATTGATCGTTACGAGGCAACACAATATACTTGAGTGCacataaagaataataataacatCATAACCTTAACCCAAAGAAGAACAGGCATTGGAAAATGTTCTATCTGTTGCTGCTATTAATATATTTAAACAACTAGGTGATGAcaatatcaaaaaagaaaaactcTGATGGAACAAAAGTAATAGAAGTGTAGCAGCAAACCATGCTATTGGATAACAGTTGAGCAAAAATATTTGCACACACTGCTTTGGAGTCCAAACTTAGTAGTCCATCCTCAGTAAGGCAAAAATTGTAAGTACGAAGTGTTCTTAAAATAGCACTTAGCAGTAAATGATGTTAACTACCTGATTAAAAATAACAGATCCAAAGTCCCTTTTTGATAAAAATATGGTAAGAAAGCATGTTTGCCTCGCTAGTACAGTGCAATATAAGTATTAAAGCATATTGATGATGAAAAGCCCGTGTTAGCAGTTTCTTGTCTTGCAAAATGGCAAATGAAGATGCTCAACACATTGAATATGCCTCACGCAAACATTTAATACATATGCAATAATATAAATCCAGAGGAATTTTTTCTAAGCACAAAAATTCAGATTCAGCACAACTAAAGTTCGTCTCACTTATTATGAATTTGTTTAtatcttttagttttttttttagtgTCAGAAAATAGCTGCTTGCATCAACAGAAGTTGGAAAAAAGCATTATCATTGAGCCATTTGCAGCTCATAATCCATTTATCTGCAATTCAGTCAATACCGAAGCTTGTACTCCATTTCTTTTCCTCAGGAACTTTAATGCTATCACTAGAAATTACCATCTCCTGTCAAAACCTATTGGGTGCTAGCTTTAAGATCACCCCCATTGCCTGAAACCACTACTTGCACCCCTCAAATgatataattttaaattcacaacCCAGCTCCCTCACACCACCCACCCACCACCCTTTTATCAACAGCAGATAAATGACTTAGTACTGATGAATCTGAGGCAGTTAGCTACAAGGTTTTCTACTGTCACATAAGAAAAACATTTATCAGGCTTTTAAATTGGCTAGTCGCATTTATGAATGAAAGAACTAAAGCCTATATTGCAACATAATGTGCAATTTTCTTCCTAACAAAACTGAGCTACTTAGCTTCTGACGTTGTTGAAAATAGAAGTTATTCTAAAATACCTAAAATCTATTGGAATAAATACGAGCATCGCAAAAAGACAAACACAGTGGAAGCAAAGGATTCATATTGGTGATAACAACTAGTTAATTAGGGTTTAGTTGTCGTTGTTACACTTATGATAGGTCCAATGTTTGTCAAGCTATGTTGCACGGACTCTTCAAAATCCCTGTTGCATCCGCGTCGACACAGATGGGTGTGGTTCCGTATCGAATATGGTTAACCGATTTTGGGTACTTTAACCAAAGctatggaaaaattatttttaactgCATATTGATTTACAACATTAAAACAAAAGCTAGGGTATATTTGAAGCAGGTATGCCACCGTTGGGGAAAACCTTGAATGGATCATGCAATTCTTgcgtcttttttttttctttttggaggaGAGAAGTAGAGAGCTTCAAAGAGGGATTTGCAGAAGACAAGCATTCGACGAGGGGAATTGGGGAAAGTGCAGGGGGTAATTAAGTTCCTAAATGAGACTTTATATTGGAGTTTATCTACTAAAAAATATTATACCATTTGTTCTTCCCTATAAGCAAATCAATGTAGTGAAAGCATGACACGTTTGCTAAACCATCAACAATTTTATTTCTATAAGAATTAGAGTGCCAATCCAAAActataaaaatcaatatataatTGTAAATGAAGATAATTGTGCAATTATTATAGTATTGacaaattttataatttaaacctattttataactctagttttagatatttgagttatttttagcCGTATCTGTATCCGTACTCCCGAATCTTGAAATTTTCATCATGAAGGATCtcacctctagatccgcacccatATCAGATACCCGCACCCAAGTCCGAGCAACTTAGTTGTCAAGAGCCGTTCTATTGTGGTTAAAGAGTTGTATGTACATACAGGGATAAGCGTGAAATTTAAGAACCTCTAGCTTTATATGCAATATATATTAACTATTTATTACTGGAATGAAATTGACCTGAATGGAGCATGACAGTAACAATCCACATACACCACTAAATTAATTTGGGTTTGAGGCATCATGATTGATAAAAGTTTTTATTTACATCTCATATCCACACAACTATTAcattaaaaaggtaaaaaaaaaaaaaataagtggCATGTCTTGATGGCAAATATTGGAAGAAACTTCATATAAAAGCATACCTCAAAAGCATTCCCGATGGTCCCACCAATATAATTAAGGGAAGATGTAAGAGCATCTAGTCCCTTCTGAAATTTATGGCCCTCAACTTTTTTACGGCTTCCAGGCAATTGTTTTCTGTCATATTGCTGCAATGTATGAAATAAAGGTGCAAGTTTTAGAATCTGTAATCCCAAAAGCTATCTCATAGACTATTACCACATAGACAAAGACAACATTTTGCAACACTgaatcataaaattttcaatttcaacaaaaattacttacctcaccaATGGTCGCACTATCAGGCATATGCTGCATCCTTGTTCTTACTTCGCTTACATGCGGTTGATCTGTATTATTATCATCAATGATCGATTTAGCTTTCCTAGCCAATACTCCCCAAATCCCTTGTTTGGTTTCACCCAAGTTTTTCATTGACGTATACTCATAGTTGGACGAATCCTGCATTTAAGAAGAGTAATCTTACAGCAACAAGACATCCATTTCAATGGTAAAAGACACAATGAGAAAGTCAAACAACGGATAACAAGATCAGTTAACTTCTGTGAGTCACTTTCtgcccaaccctttaccctttcTCACCATCCCCCCAGCTGGTGGCACGATCCTTTCTCATTCCCCATTCCTCTCCATTTTTTTCCTCCCAAGAACGTGGACGCATGATCCTTTTTTCATGTAATCTAAGGCTAGGACTTGAAATTGCAGATGGAGAAAAGAAAATCTGTATTACTGGACTTATAATCcccaacacccccccccccccaagagaAAAAAGAACAACACCGAACTCTATAACAGACATATCGTTACTGTATTCCTATTTACATGTAGCAAAAGGAAAATTGAATGTCAACTTTAATTTACATATCAGAGATGACATATCTAGTTATAGACCCATAACAACCAAAAGAAACCGGACGATCAATTTTACATTTTACAGAGGAAATGCTAAAAGTCCTCCTTCCGTATTTTCCTATAAAACCACTCCTAGACCTTCAGGCGTACAATTACGTAACATTACAATTATATACTTGCGTAGGTATAAGGAAAAGCAAGATAAAAAAACAACACTTATCACTATTACTTGTATCACCAATTTAAAAGTATATCTCAACATCATAAAAGTGAGTTCTTTTCTTAACAACAGATTAAGGTTCGTTTTTTTAATGACGGTGGTGTCCAAGCCATAATGCTCTCATCTCGATTCCACTGGGTACCTGCCACCTCTCTGTAGCACAAGTACGCTAACTCTGTCCATCAAGGCTAGGCAAATGGGACCACTTTATTaaccactaggccacacccttcAGACCTCATGGTTATTTTCCTCCTCCTACTTCATAGACCACTAGGTTACATCCTTGGTGGCGGCAGATTAAGGTTCATCTTAACAGGTATTTCTACTATGAAAACAAAAGCAACATATAGCTGCCTAAATTCTCCAAAAAGATACTAAGTGTCTGAAATGAGGCAAATGCCAACAACAGCAGTCGTACCAAGCATGTGAAACCGAGCAAGTAAAATGCCAAGCAAAAACTCTATCGTATTATGCTTAATAATTCTAAGGGCAAAATAGAGCTAACCTTAGCTGTCGAAACCGGAACAGAGGATCGTAACGGATTTGAGTCGCGAGGAGATGAACGAGCTGATTGACTATACGCGGAGGAGAGAGGAGATGAGTCTTTGTATGCTGATGACGGTGGTGTTGAAACCGGAGCAGAAGATCGTAACGGATTCGAGTCGCCGCGAGGAGACGAAAGAGCTGACTGACCATAAGCGGAGGAAAGAGAAGAGTCTTTGTAAGCTGATGATGCTCTTATGGCTTTAGCAGCCAATGAAGAAGCAGACGACGAAGATGAACTCTCATCCGGAAGTGGTGGTGGTGCCGGACTCTCAAAATCGCTCGTAAATGTAGAAACCTTAGGCACCTGCTGCTTTCTCCTGTAAGCCATATATATTATATCAGCTCAATTCGAGTCCTTTTTCTTGTTTGCCGCTATTACACCGCCACCGACACCAAACTGATAAGATGATTTTTTACAGTTTTACAATTCAAGGAATTGGCATCTCTCGGACTGAAATCCTAGAGAGGAAAAAGGAAATTTGATTGTATTCAGAGAGTTGAATTTCGAATAGCGCCGGTGAAAATTCCTCCGCCAATCTCCGTCGCCGGCTCCGACGAGcatcaattataaaaaaaatatgtcaacgCGTCCTTCTGCCAAGCTTGTATCCGAAGTAGGCCATGAGATCTGATTCGTTAAAACAACTGCTCTTTACTCCATTGAGGACTTCCGGGCCTAATGGGCCGAAATGAAATATATACTGACTTTTGGATTATGGCCCTTTGGTGAAAGTCCGACTAGATAGTACGAAGGGAAATGGGAATTTTCCTTTTTATAcgatatttaaaatttatttattaaaattgttttaattttatatacTACCCGTCCTAAATAAGGATGgcttataatttatatacaatcaaCTATTAGTTCCTTAATTAGGAGATGCAATTGcaccattttccttcttttattcaaTCTTCTCCTTTTTCCATATTCTTTGTTATCTCTCCATGTATAATTCATTATTAATACTTTAAATTAGGGGATTCAATTATAAACTTTTTTCTTTGTCATCTCTCCGTGTACAATTCATTATTATAATTTGTTGCTCCATCTAAATAAGACTCCTTTCAATTGTGTGTTTGTCTTAGCCAACATTTTTTTTATAATCTGTTGCATGTATTCTATTGTTCATTGACTGCACTACATGCTTTGAGACATTTGAACTTGGAAATGTGGAATTTGTGCTATGTATTGGAAAATGTTCGACGTGTTCTACTTCCAGCTTTTATGGGTGAGGACTTTGTTGTGGCTAATCTTTACATGTAAAACTGGAAACTGTTTGCTATTATTCTTTCATCTATCAGCATGGTATGTGATTGATATAAGCTATActttgtaacgatccgatcggtcgttttgtgcATTTACACTCTGCTCGGTGGTTTGAgggtatgagtagctccgtatgatgtattatgacttatgtgaatcgttggttttggtatTCAAGTTATtcagaatagatttggaagaatgattctcaactaggaagctttaaattggaagagttgaccaagtttgactttttaatattTGACATCGAATTGGAggtttgatggttctgttagctccattgggtgatttcggacttaggagcgtgtccggattgtgatttgaagGCCCATAGTCgagtttggcttgaaatggcgaaagttggatttttgaaaagtttgaccgggagtggatttTTTaagatcggattcggattgtggttccgggaattaaaataacttcgttatgtcatttgggactcgtgtgcaaaatttggattcattacgggttgatttgctatgttttgaCACGAGTTATGGAAGttaaaaagttcaaagttcattaagttcgatttggggtgcgattcgtcatttcgatgttgttatgcgtgatcaGAGGCCTCTAGTAGGTCCACGTTATATtattgaacttgttggtatatttggacggagTCCCGAGTGGCCCGGATGGGTTTCGGACGAGGCTAGGATTATTTTCgtttcatgttgcattgctgaaggttgctggttctggtgttacCGCATATGCGGAAGAATGgacgcagatgcgagtccgcagataCAGAcgattggtcgcagaagcgaatgAAGGCTTGGCTGGGGAACATGCGCACCTATGCGTGTGCGTAGAAGCGGAAGCTGTGATCGCAAAAGCAGGTTTGTGCACAGAAGCGCGTTtagtctcgcacctgcgcttgcgcagaAGCAGTGCCTGTTGTGCAGGTGCAGAATAGTagactgttgatacccaattttttcctatatattttaatatgcataaatacttttaaaatagcatatatatatgcatatataagcatgcacaagggttttataatttttctataattttaaagattttaaattgatttatttcctcccattttactcataaaatcctcGATAATTACCCCTCAAATTATTATTGTGctaatttagtcatctaaattctatatttatgccaaaatattgttaaaatatttttaatgcatttttataattgtatttttgcatttttaaagctaatttgcatataattacaatattagccttattaatgtacaattacgttttatatgcataaattgatcttctatatttttaaatgttaaatatatattttaaatcattttagtacacaaatTATTTTCTAGGAATTATCTGTTATTCATTATAAATTATATGgggataaattggctatttaaaatctagccaaattgcatttcaattttgGCCTTAATTGAACCCAAcaccccagcccaatttcggaTTAAATAACCCAACCCAGGCCCTAAATgcacctacccgacccaaaacctatcaaatcctggtcgttgatctaaaagatcaacgaccctcgttCAGTCTTGCCTTTtttattccaaacgaccccccaaccCTAACTATTTTCCCACATCCGCCGCCCTAAGATCCTCTCCTCTCTCAGTAACTCTCAACCAAACCCTAGCCCTTCAACCGCCGACCTctcttctccggtcatctccggtgacctctcatcgtctcctaagcctccaatggcttctctcatgccatgtctgccttctctaaggtcttcaagggcccagggccatTCCGACTTGCATCAAGGGTTCGTCACTTGTCTGTTCTTGACTACTCCAGcgtgatttcgagcaaaatcatgttgtatctgttacgatccttgggattctagacatGTTCTTTCATCTCTCTAtgagtttcttctgaaaccctaatttcttcctatatctcttagatctgtatagatctaagatgatttgagtttgtttctttaatattttacgctgtccttggaactcttttgcaagaatcattgatttcaagtgtttttcaccttcttctaaaaattagggtttcagaacttCTTATAAAATATTGTTAAACTGATTCATTGtatttaaacttctatttcttgcatatttttgactgattctatgattttacaacctcttcaactcgtctatgttgaaagccctaattttctaggtttcttcgtttggttctgtgtattagcatgactgaTCGTTTCTTGTTTGAGGTTTTATGACTATCTTGCCTCGAATATGTTCCTATTGAGCttttagcctaacttatatcacTTCTATGTGCTTGTGTCCATCTTGACTGCTCAAGACTTGCTTCTTTCTATCAGTGTTGTTTAACCTTCGTGTTTGTTATGTCTGTTGTTCTTATCTTacgctatttatatgttgaacacAGAATCGTgactttttttttgattgattctggatttcctattttatggtttgattggaagaccttcctttaaaccttcgattCCTACTCTTTATATTCAAATTGATTGATTTGCTTACCTTGTCCGCATTAGTATTTTATTCCTACTGATTAtctccttaattagagttttCTAAACTTAGCCCTAATTatttaccctatacttactgaatttgaaatttttccttattggtcatacatttatttctttccttatttgttactcgTTCTTACCGTTTGAACGGATTCCCTTAACTTATGGGAAtacttgtactgattttactcTAATTGGTTCtaagttccataattactatacttttgtgattcttgccttattttacctagtttcgaactactatatatacctaCTTTCTCATTGACACAAACACTAACAGATTGGTTCAAAAAACTCTCTCTTTCATACTAAAAACTTTCTGCTCTCTATTGTGTTACTTACTACTGTCTAAAgtcagccggctgcaagccaaggctaactactgGTTTCTCTTTCACTTTGTGCTTACTATCACCTTACCGGTAGTTCCAATTttaattcaagtcccaaaacaatatgcttctcatattacttcaatttgtcatgtttctaatatgcttctatctatggttttgttgttcaacctgcAATTAACATGCATACTTCACTGTCTTCTTTGTTGCATGCTATATACCCCTTAAGATCCTCTTCTAGTATGACCCAATGTGACTATGTTTCTCTGATCCCTGGGCAGCTTCCTGTATGAAGTAATTGGCTATCCTAAGCCTGTTGATTCTGTATTAACTATACAGTTCATGCTATACTTTAAAAGCCTTGACCCCATTTAAGGCTCCTCTGATTCTGTACCTATGTGCATCTGTGCTTACTATGTGCCCTATGCCTAACCCAAACCCCCATTACCCCTAAGTGGATGTGTGCACCTGTTTGACTTTAGGTATTGAAGTGCTGATGAACCTCTTTCTGGTTATATATTTGGTATGATTGATTGTTAGTCAACTTACCTTTTTTAAACTGTCTTATTTAATAATTCCCTATGTGTTTtcttacaaaactatttcaagcaaaTCTCTTTTTAACACTGTTTTCCCACTAAAACCTTTCAagctatgtcaagcactctcactctactcctaagtcactaggttctgccccctccagtgtgtgtactgccttaggatcctcttgagaaccctctgaactctggcacatTGAGGCTGGTCCtttcacactgcacttactcaatttggttacaaagtttaggtgtgagcactgcccgggattcttgagatccttagggaactttaatGTACCTAGACAATGTTATTGTCTTtgaaattggcatttgaggctattggaggtcttgggaaatcacttgggcctgcttcaggctccctatagtgtagcttcttcttttctttttatctatttatgtaattcattcatttggtctgtaataatttgtaaacgaatattagggtaactagtgaaaagggtgggtagttacatatttgtgcggtaatatgggtagaaaccatgcctataggatgttatatttgctatgtttgccttaccatgtt includes these proteins:
- the LOC107825189 gene encoding uncharacterized protein LOC107825189, with the translated sequence MAYRRKQQVPKVSTFTSDFESPAPPPLPDESSSSSSASSLAAKAIRASSAYKDSSLSSAYGQSALSSPRGDSNPLRSSAPVSTPPSSAYKDSSPLSSAYSQSARSSPRDSNPLRSSVPVSTAKDSSNYEYTSMKNLGETKQGIWGVLARKAKSIIDDNNTDQPHVSEVRTRMQHMPDSATIGEQYDRKQLPGSRKKVEGHKFQKGLDALTSSLNYIGGTIGNAFEEGLAVVENRTADIIQETRKLQIRKKDGSSVPQNNASNISGTRQQPLTRTHMHPQTQTDLETQLKASRDVAMAMAAKAKLLLRELKTVKADLAFAKERCAQLEEENRILRVSREKGDNPEDDDLIRLQLETLLAEKARLAQENSVLTRENRFLREIVEYHQLTMQDVVYLDENSEEVTEVYPIKVVSPQVTKDISSHPVSSSEPMEVSCDVTSLSSFIQIPAEDDSGRH